Within the Sphingobacteriaceae bacterium genome, the region CACATAGCCGCCGGGAATGACCCACAAGCCGTAGCCGGGCTCGATGGCCCGCTTCACCAGCAGGATGCGCCCGTCGGCGTCCACCGGGATGGTGCACGCCGCCACCTTGGGGTTCAAATAGGCGATCCACCGGCATGAAGGGCAGACCAGCCGCTCCCGCTCCTCTTCCATGATCCAGCGGGAAACCAGAGGTGTGCCGCATTGGGTGCAGTGGCGGGGAATATATTCGCTGAACATGACATCCCTGCTCCCGGGCGTCGTCCCGGCCGCCCTCAGGCTTCCGGCGGGGCCGGCTGCCACGATATGTCGCCGGTCCCCTCGGCCTGGTTGGCCAGCCTGGCCAGCACAAACAGCAAATCCGACAACCGGTTCAAATAGCGTACGATCTCGGGGTTCAACGGGTGGGCGGCGGCGGCGGTCACCACCCGCCGCTCGGCCCGGCGGACGATGGTCCGGGCCATGTGCAGCCGGGCGGCCAGCTCCGTGCCCCCGGGCAGGATGAACCGGCGCAGAGGCTGAAGCCGGGCTTCCGTCTCGTCGATCTCCTGCTCCAGCCGCTCCACGTGCCGGGCGGTGATCATGGGCGGCCGCTCCGTGGATCCCGGCACGGCCCTGGGGTCGGCCAGGTCGGCCCCGGCGTCGAACAGTTCCTGCTGGATCCGCCGCAGCTTCTCCGCCAAGGCTTGATGGCCGCCGGCGGCGGCCACGGCCAGGCCGATGGCGGCGTTGGCC harbors:
- a CDS encoding cob(I)yrinic acid a,c-diamide adenosyltransferase; its protein translation is MKIYTRTGDQGTTALFAGGRVEKDDLRVEAYGTVDEANAAIGLAVAAAGGHQALAEKLRRIQQELFDAGADLADPRAVPGSTERPPMITARHVERLEQEIDETEARLQPLRRFILPGGTELAARLHMARTIVRRAERRVVTAAAAHPLNPEIVRYLNRLSDLLFVLARLANQAEGTGDISWQPAPPEA